The genomic window CTGGGAATGCCACAGGgcagtccccggagccagctgtagggtccgtcagagggttggagtggctgcagggcctgtcagcggggctggagaggccgcaggGCCCGTCaaaggggttggagtggctgcgggtAACATCCCAGGGCTCGGAAGGGCCTCAGAGCCCATCCCAGGGCTTGGAGGGCCTTCAGGGTGCGTCACAGgcttgcatcagatcaagacgcattttcATAGACCCACACAATTTCTCTTGAAGGTGCTGAATTGTACTGAATAGTCTTCAAAACACacagagcagacccagcaaacaaGCCGCTGGTGCTAGGAActagttttgtgttgtttgtttgtttgtttgtttttcgttAACTTTGTTTCATGAGAACAGATACCAAATGGGTATTTTCAGGCAAGGGCAAAGATGACCCTGGAGTTGGAGCTATCTAAAGGATGAATAACTAGGAATCTATTTACTCGAGAAGACacttttgtaaggaaaaatcctACACACGTGCACTGGAGTTTGATACTAATCCATCTGTTGGaaaccactggaaaacaatggaaagctATTCTAATACGAAGTACCCTCATTCTAATACAAAAAATCACAGCCCTAGAGTGAGAGACCCCAGCCCAACAGGAGACCCTTCCCCTCTGAGGATGCGCAGAATCATTTTGTCATGTCAGCCGTAGGCTAATTCTGGAACCTGTGAGAAGTTAGGGGATTGTACTAGCATGGAAATGTAGTGATAAAAGATTGTATCAAGCGTGGCGtggaaaatctttccatgtGCTGGCTTTGTGGGAAACCACCTGGTACCCAGACTCGcgcagttctgaaagaaaactgtgtctcGACCTGGTGTCTGGATTGGCTTCTTGCGCATCGGGTAACAAATCCAAATTTTTCTCGGACAACTTGGCGAGCTGTAAATCTCTGGCACTGCCAGCATCGGGGCACAcctttctaaaaccttttaGCAGCGCCGTAGGATACCACATTTGTTCAGGGCTGAATTCCAAAGCCATCGGAGGTGGCAATCGTGATAAAAACCggcccacatccccccccagcccttgccaCCTGTAGCCATCCTGCCTCAGGGCTGATCGCTGGCTGGAATTTTTAACTCCTTGTCTAACCACAGAGGTTGTCATTCGGGGACAAATACTGGGTTAAGTTCACCGTCGGTGCAAGAGGAGCACGTGCTACCTGCAAGTGGGCAAAACCATCAACAAACATAGGCCAGCCCCCAGGGATCATAAACAACAAGAAAGGGATTAAGAAAAAGCacctaaaaagcacagaaaaacaacaccagaaaggacaaaatcaacattgtgaccagCAACTATCAATCTCAGAGAAAGCTTATAAGAAacactcttttaaaacattccgGTCAGATGTGACGTTAGCTCAACCCTTTGTGCCCCAGCTTGGCTGCCAAAAAGTCTGTTGTGGTGTAACCCGGCAGgccgctcagcaccacacatctGTTCGCTCatgtccccccatcctgagtgaacaTGCAGAGAAtcggaaggaaaataaaagctcatagGCATTGATAAAGagtttaataataaaggaatagaaaataataatacaaatcatacaatacattaaaaagacaatcaataaaatttattaatgtaaacaattttttcccaGCCTAATGCTCTCCTATCACCACCATGATCACAACAtcacaaaatatcacaaaaaatcCACCATGATCACAATATCACAAAATCACCTAGCAATTTCCCATCCCATCATTTCACACTAATGAATCCCCATCACCGTcatgacttcccatcccactgatcatttcctatcccagcAACCTCCCATTGCTGATCCCAAGGCTCAGTTCCCAactcccatccatccatccatccatccatccatccatccatccatccatccatccatccatccacccattttctcccgtccatgctggccatgcccacatccattcacggactgagcatgggcagcgggagcgggctgcattaaatcccctcggcatcccactgccagaacaactgcaggcagaggcgttgctgagtgaacacctacactagaggaatttaagaaaaaaggcgataaagcagagaaaggaccagaaaggaagaaataagctttcaatccctgccattttgtgtcccaacaagcagttcccatgcccaaacTTGCCCATGCCAGGTATTgcccatcccaacagcttccatcGCAACACTCCCAACACTCATTCGTGACCCCCCCATCTCCCATCCCCCCccgttgcccatccctgacagtgagAAACACTGACTAGCTACAGCACTAAAGAAGGGtaagggcaagcgagaggggaaagggctgaAGAGTGCGGCTCAAGCTggagcaggtgcctgcagaggtctctgtgcctgcgtgctgagctcagcaccactgggtgctgcaggggccgtcgaggagcgcagggtcacgggtagccggcatacttggctatggccccgtccttctgccgctgcgcgaagaattgcacggggccgatcttcatctggtgggccgcccgctgccgctcctcctgggccagctgcttcaggcgctcccgctcgggacgctgctgcagcgtgatgggcaccggctcctcctgctcctccagcggcgtgggcgccgcgtcaccgcctgcccagggccccacgcagggcacgtagtccacgcggggccgtgccaggggctgcagcatgcgcggctgtgtgggcagagccccccgctgcgcttggccccccgcggctggcaggcacagcgctctgggcgcctgctctAGGGCAGCGTCCCCTGTTcacgccgtgctgcctggtggtgccggcaccacctTCTCTTTGCCGCCAgctggggattggggggcagcgggcacagcgctggagcctggcactgTCTGCGCGGCGCTGGGCatcgtgctggggctgctggaggtgggctgcggctgcacgcAGGGCagctggcgcactggccccagcgccttcaCCCTGACCCCCAgtggctgcaaagtctcgctgggggtctttgtgcCCCggcgctggcgctgcagcgtcttggcCCTGACGCCTTGGGGACAGAGGCTGTCCTGGGGCCGCACGGCACTGGGCTCCGCGCTCGGAGTCTCCGGCAGCAGTCGTGCTCTGCGGGGAGGCGGCgacgctgctccttgccccccagcagcccccgggcttcgggctctcttgctgggcgcccggCTGTTGTTGgtcgctggctgctgcctgccgctgccgtctttcctgctgctgccacggcgTCCTGGGGCCTTGGACATCCTGGCGTCCCTGGCACGGCGTCCCTGGCAAGGGGTCTTGGGGCCTTGgacaccctggcccagcagcatcttcctCTCCTTGCCGGGGGGTTTCTCTGTTGCTGGCCTCTTGGGCTGGGAGCTCTCCGCTGTcccgggggtgctggtgggcgcggggcgcttggccccccgcttGGTGCCGGTGGATgcaggggcagccagggggctcttgaggggacccaggggGCATTTgggcaggggtgtcctctggtCACGGAGGACTTGGGTGTCAGGGGACCTCTTGGGGGGACTCAGGGGGGGTTTGGGCAGGGGTCTACTAGGGGAACTGAGGACCTGGGTGTCAGGGGACCTCTTGGGGGGACTCAGGGGTGGACTGGGTAGGGGTCTACTAAGGGCACCGGgcaggggactggctgcagggctgagcgggGGGCTCAATGCCAGCACAATAGGGGACTGCACCAACAGCCCACCCCCAACCTTCTCGGGGtacaccccaggggttgagggtacctcaccgaGGGCTCCTGTGGCTTCCAGTCCCTGCGTGCTCGGCTCCTCGATGTCCTCGGAGAGGtcgggcagctgggagaggaggcggctgagggcaggactgctgggcgaatcggggaaggcgtcctggggctccacggcctCGAGCCAGCTGAACAGCTCCTCCGTGCCGgggatgtccaggtcggccaggagctggtcctgcaggtgctgcagcagctggctgtcccctgccagctctggaaaggcctcggcgaaggcatcagGGCCCAGCTCGGgcagctgcgggggctcctcaggcacctgcggggctgtcgccgctgaggacgAAGCAAGAAAATCCCCCAAGACAGGCGAtgtcagctttcccatggctcatGGGTGTGGGGCGACAACGGGGCGGCTGTGCCAGcgccaaactcaccgtcgggcgtcgcCGTCTGGGTGCTGCGGGTCGATGGAGCCAGgaaaggctcggggggagtggggtcaggcagcgggggcccctggtcctcgctgagccccacggcatggtcgcagggctccggcagctgcccctggctgctggtcacggtgcggggcgtggggagcgcctgcccccggagccgaggccccgggacgaggggTGGCGGGGGCCTGCGGTGGGCGGGGGCCTGcaacaggcaggtgcctgcggggtgcaggggctccCCGTGGAGCACGGCcctgggccccagccccagcgcatGGTGGGGCACCAGTGTCCCCGTCACCATGGGCTGTCCGCACTGGCAGACAGGGGCACAGGGaagagcggtgtgggggagctgccccacggggaggagctgcaccggctgcaggtggtgcccctcgggtgggaggtgcaccggctgcaggttatgccccacaggggggagctgcaccggctgcaggatatGCTCCTCGGGTgagagctgcaccggctgcaggatatgccccacgggggggagctgcaccggctgcaggatatGCCCCACGGGGGAGAGCTGCACCAGaggcaggtggtgcccctcgggtgggaggtgccccccaggtggcagctgcgccacgggtgggagctgcagcacctgcccctggacctccggcaccacgtgccagacggtggcctggggcagcgcgtaggagagggtgggtacctgggggggctgcaagggcaccgccatcgctccggggaaggagggcagcagccaggcagccaccgttggcggctcAGCTGGGACAACGAAGGGGGAGTTGGGCGTCTGCGGCACCGGCGGCAGCCGTCTGGGGAAtctctctgtgaggaaaaagggcgctgggctgagctctcgggcgctgggctcgccggcagggccgcagccccgggaggagcgggagcccgctgctgtacctgccatggtcgctggagagtggggcggttcGTTGGGGAACCCGGGCAACGGGGGCTCCgccccaacggctgaccagcccctcaccgccatcttggtgaggactgcagtttctctacccaagcaggcttcccagcgCCATCAGTTTCCATCCGCATGAGCCTTTCCCGTCCCAGTCCTCATTTGCCAGGCCCAGGGGGGTTTCGCACTCCAACACTTTCCCCTCCCAaggattttccatcccaagacttttccatcccaagacttTTCATCCTCCCGgcgatttcccatcccgacagTTTCACAGCCCAACAGATTCCCATGCAAACTATTTCCCATCagcacgaagcgtttcttaatcccatgagatctcatcccaaagacttcccatcccttggatttcttttccaactATTTCCTACCGCAACGAATCGTACCCACCCCATtcaagatttcccatcccaataatttcccatcccaagagAGATTTCCCTAccccaatgcttttcctttccaatgatttcctccccaaggaagatttcccatcccaatgcctTTCCTTAAGGATGCCTTCCTCCCCAAGGAAGGTATCTCAtcccaatgcttttccttcccaaggaagctttcccatcccaaggaagctttcccgtctctttcatttcctagcCCCATGGCTTTCCagcccaaggaagtcttcccatcccagcaatcatttctcatcccactcatcatttcccatccccacgatttcccattttcaccatccaaaagacagcttagccagcccacagctagagagagatcacaacagggatttgtaCGATTCTGGTAGATGCAAGGGCATGGACACTTGGCGTGCTAACGATTGCACTTTATTCCAGAGCAACACACATCACCGGTACCAAGAGCGCTGTAATGAATCTGGCGAAGATGTAGATAGATGGTTCTTGCAGgtattaccaggaaataaacaggtgTCTGCACTTCTCTCTAGCTACCTTAGTAAAAGATcggaagggtagagcactaattaacaGTAGCATTATTAGAGGCACTACTGTGGCAGTGAAAATCCATCAGGAGGGCCAACTTACCAATGCCTGCAAGGCAAATGCACTTAGGATGGGTTTTCTTTGTCAAGACTAAACTTACAAGAGGTTCAAGCTCTCCGCAGCAGTAGCTGTGCCCGCAGGACTCAGGTGCTGCCTCGGCCAGCAGGCCCAGGCAGGTGGGGCACGTCTCATCCCCGGGGGCCTCTGCTGTCAGCCCGCGGGGCGGCTGGCTCGTGCTGCCCGCGGCCTCCCTGCCGTGGAGATGCTCGGCCACCGGGATGGAGGCTGCCCACTCCTAAGCACCTCTAACCAGCAGGACCTCGAACCCTGAAGTCTCCTCTTCCACCAGCAGGACgtcagcgtctcttgttccaccagcaggacatcggcgtctcctATTCCACCACCAAGACCTCCATGCCttgagtgccaccagcagtactccaTGCGAGCTGGAcactcagggcacttatggccacccacctttgtgaggtcaaaggctgacagtgactctctgctgacctcacacggctctcgggcaccccgatggcagcactgacggcgctaagctgactgccatgagcaaaggctgacatgaaatggctgctgcgCAACGCCAGGAGCAATGTCTGCCGGGCCGGGGGTTCGGatgggagctcggccttcggcctgggaactgcgcctgggagccagggatgTCCTcgatgtgcagctggacacctgggcctgagaaagcaaggtttcttgaaagaaaattggaaacatcgtcacctagtggctgtctCAGGGGGACGGATCGAAacgcacagcatctcttggttacCTGAAGTGCTGGTGTCCTACGCCCTCGTATGTCTCAATGACATAAAAAGGGACAGATTTTTACCCCAAatgcagctcctttctgtggGAAGCTTCCCGTGCTGCgcatcctcctctctttctagcATGTGGCTTCGACTTTAggcgtgttgttttttctccttaagcagactgaatcTTCCTTTGAACATTATGGTAACTGATTTTTACTACCGTTAaatgcctttcctccacttctaatctaattaattagtgctatgGTCTTAACATCTGTTCCAtaggtatctttcctacctggtacaatcTAGAAGAGCTCAGCAATATCCATACATCTCTTTCCCTTAGTTGTCACAGTAGGCTTCCTCGTGGTAATTTCTGTTGAGCAGGACGTGACAGAACCCTCACAAGATGCTTGAAAGTGTAGCTCTGAGGTGAGAAACCCTGCCCAAGCAAGGGTAAACCATAAATATGTGAAGAGAAAGTAAATGGACACTTTTCTGCCCCAAATGCAGACGGGTTGTTAATGCTGTTGCTGCATGTGGTGACTTTGGGTGgccccagctgcctcctctTTTATTCCTGAGTGGTGGTGTCACAgttagagagaagaaaaaatatatacagttttTAATTGCAATGGACAAcactgcattatttaaaataaaaacacaatggGAAAAACACAACTGGCAGGAACAAACCATACCGAACGCAACAAAAAACAACGGCTCCAGGAAACCACGTGCGTGTGACCCCCTCCTccaacagggcagggggagcagacCCGATATCACTATAAATAACCCCAAAATCGTTTCACGGGGAGAAGCCGGGAGTCCGTCTCCGAGCCACCAGCAGGTGCGGGAGGCGGTGCTGCtcgtgagaaacaaagttgtgtttttgcaatagaaggtgtttttgcagtg from Anser cygnoides isolate HZ-2024a breed goose chromosome 26, Taihu_goose_T2T_genome, whole genome shotgun sequence includes these protein-coding regions:
- the LOC136786972 gene encoding nascent polypeptide-associated complex subunit alpha, muscle-specific form-like — its product is MGKLTSPVLGDFLASSSAATAPQVPEEPPQLPELGPDAFAEAFPELAGDSQLLQHLQDQLLADLDIPGTEELFSWLEAVEPQDAFPDSPSSPALSRLLSQLPDLSEDIEEPSTQGLEATGALGEVPSTPGVYPEKVGGGLLVQSPIVLALSPPLSPAASPLPGALSRPLPSPPLSPPKRSPDTQVLSSPSRPLPKPPLSPPKRSPDTQVLRDQRTPLPKCPLGPLKSPLAAPASTGTKRGAKRPAPTSTPGTAESSQPKRPATEKPPGKERKMLLGQGVQGPKTPCQGRRARDARMSKAPGRRGSSRKDGSGRQQPATNNSRAPSKRARSPGAAGGQGAASPPPRRARLLPETPSAEPSAVRPQDSLCPQGVRAKTLQRQRRGTKTPSETLQPLGVRVKALGPVRQLPCVQPQPTSSSPSTMPSAAQTVPGSSAVPAAPQSPAGGKEKVVPAPPGSTA